A window of Streptomyces sp. NBC_01224 genomic DNA:
GGAGGCGGCTCGCAGTGGGCTCGTGGACATGATCGGTGGCATCGATCCGATCAGCTTCGACCAGGCCCTGGACGAGCAGTTGGACCTCGTCTTCGACCTTGCGGACCGGTACGGCGTCGGCGTGGACATCCATTTGCACGACCGGGGCGAGACGGGCCTGACGGTGCTGCGCGGCATCATCGACCGCACCCGGGCCCTATCCCTCCAGGGCAAGGTGACTGTCAGCCACGTCTTCTGCCTGCCCGGTCTCTCCGACACCGAACTGGCGGAGACGGCGGAGGAGCTGGGCAGCCTGGACATCTCCCTGACCACTGTGGCGCCCAACGAGTCGCTCGTCCTGCCGATTGCGAAGCTGCGGGAGCACGGCGTGCGGGTCGGGCTCGGCTCGGACGGAGTACGCGACTCCTGGAGCCCGTTCGGAAACGCGGACATGCTGCACCGGGCACACCTGCTCGGCTGGGTCACGGACGTGCGCCTCGACAAGGAACTGGCGGCCTGTTACGAGGTGGGCGCGCACGGTGGCGCCGACGTCATGCGACTGCCCCGTGCCGACCTCTCCCCGGGCTCCCCGGCCGACTTCGTCCTGATGCGCGCCGAATGCCTGCCGCAGGTTGTGGTGGACATGCCGACGCGTGACATGGTGGTGCATGGCGGGCGGGTGGTGGCCCGGGACGGCGAACTGGCCTAACGGCCGGTTCTGCGTTTCCGCCCCGGCAGTGCCCCGTCGCATCGGTACGCGCACGACGTGACGGGATGCCCGCTGCAGGCGGGAGGACTCAGCGACTCGTGGATGCCGGGGCGGATGTGGGAGGCGCGGGAGGGCGTACGTGACGGGAGGCGCCGGCTGGACGGGCGCGAGGACAGCCGGTACGTGCCGTCAAGCCGCGGAGGAGTTCTTGCGCCAGGCCGTCAGGGTGCGCGCAGCCGAGGAGGCACGCCTCGCGGCCCACAGGCCCGCCATCGCCGCACCTGAGGAGGCCTCAGGCCTTGGCGGCAGGTCCGCAGGCCCGACCGGTACGGGCGGAAGGTGCGCGAGCGGGTGCCACAGAACCCTGTGGCGGTTTGTCGGCGTTCTCACTGACGCAGCAGTTGCGCGATCTCGGTGTAGCCGTGTCGCCGGGCATGCTGTAGTGGGCTGACACCGTCCCTGTCGCTGATGGAGCGGTCGGCTCCTGCTTCAAGGAGCAGTTTGACGACTTCCTGGTGGTCCTGGCCGCCGTTGCCGAGGATGACGGCCTCCAGGAGCGCGGTCCAGCCGAGGTTGTTCACGTGGTTGATATCGATGTCGATCTGCGGATTGGTGGTGACCTCCCTTACGTATTCGGCGTGGCCTCGCTCCGATGCGGGGATGAGGGAGGTGCCGCCGTATCGATTGACGACGGTGTAGTCGGGGTGGGCGGCGGTCAAGGTCCGTGCCATGGCGGCGCTGCCGGTCACTCCTGTCACCAACCACGGCGTGTCGTGCTGCTGGTCGAGCGCGTCAGGGTCTGCACCGGCCTCGATGAGGGTCTGGGCCGCCTTGACGTGGTTGCCGGTGACCGCCAGTAGGAGCGGGGTCCGGCGGTTCTCGTCGCGGGTTTCCACATCGGCGCCGCGTCGGAGGGCCTCGCGCACGGCGTCTGTGTCACCGGAGCGTGCCGCTTCGAGGAGGTCCGGACCGGTGGCCGGTTCTGCGGGGGAGTGCGCCGTGGAAGGCGAACGCGCCGGAGACTTCACGGGTGAGGGGGTGCCGGCCTTGGCAGGGGTGGAACGCTGCTGGGCACTGTTGTCGCTGCCGGATTGGGTGGTGCAGGCGGTCGTGACCGCGAGCACGCCCGCCAGTGCCGCGAACAGGCGGGTGGAGCGTCGTACAGGTGTCATTAATCCTCTTTCGGCTCGAATGGCCGCCGGTTCCCGAGCCCTTCGACGGGCGGGAAGCGGCAGCACCGCGGGACGCCGGGCGGAAGCAGGTGATCTGCACCATCCACCCTCACGTCGCGCACGGGCGCCGCGGTGGGTGAAGTGGCTCGGACAGTGGAGCAGTGCGGTGGACTGTTCTGTCGGCCGAACGGTTGATGTGCCGCGTCCGCAGGCCGGACGGAGGCATCATCGGCGGGGCTGCGGCGCGGCCGTGTCGCGGTGCCTGGGCTGTCGGCCCTGGCCGGGACGCGGACGCAGGCCGGCGGCACCGTGCCGGAATGCGCGGTCCGCGGTCGGCTGTCCGGCGGGGGCGGAGGGCGCGGACGGTGGCGTCGAGGCGCTGGCAGAGGGAGGGGCCCGACGACGACCGGCGGGCCGGGGCCGCAGGAACGGCAAAGGGAGCGCAGGGCGCTCGGGCGCCGCGGACGCCGAAGCGACCACCGCGCCGGAACGCGAACGGAGACGTCGGGCTACCGCGCTGCACGTGCGGCCCGTCGCCTCCTACGCGGCGGTCGGCGCCCCGGTGACACGCCGATTGCCTCCGTTGTGCTTCTGCCACAGCCGGTAGACCTCGACGGCCGCGTCCCGCGGTTCGTGGCGCATCGGCAGGCGGCGCTCGGTGTAGTCCTTGGCGAACTCGTCGTAGAGGGTGTCGAGTTCGAAGTACTTGCGGACGTCCACGTAGTGCGGCTCGTAGGCATCGCGGGTGGTGAGGAAGACGACCTCGTCGGGGGAGCAGTAGTACAGCGAACCCAGGCACATGGGGCAGGGGTGGGCGAGCACGTAGATGGTGGCGCCGACCAGGTGCTCCGTGCCGAGCTTCCTGCAGGCCTCGCGGATGGCGAGGATCTCCGCGTGTGCGGTGGGGTCGGAGGTCTGGGCGACCTTGTTGGGGCTTTCGGCGAGGATCTCGCCGTCCTTGACGATGACGGTGGCGAAGGGGCGCCCGCCCTCTTCGACGTTCTGGCGGGCGAGGTCGATGGTGCGCTGGGCGAAGTCCATGCGGAGGCCTCCGGTGGAAGGGGGCGCCTGGTGGGCAGGCGGTGTCCCGGGGGGAAGAGAGAGGGGGCGGGCTGGAGGGAACCGTGTCGCGCTCCGGCCCGCCGCAATCAATGGACGGTCCGTCAGAATGGCTTGGTCGGAAGGTACTTGCCGTCAAGTGTGATGACGGCGCGCTCGCCGCCCTCGGGATCGGCGACCTTCTTCACATCCAGCTTGAAGTTGATCGCGCTGATGATGCCGTCTCCGAACTGCTCGTGGACAAGGGCCTTGAGAGTGGTGCCGTAGACCTGGAGCATCTCGTAGAACCGGTAGATGGTCGGGTCGGTCGGAACTCCGCCGGGGATCGATCCGCGGGTCGGGATCGTCTGCAGCAGCAACACCGCGTCGGCATCCAGGCCCAGCAGCTCCGCGACGGCGTTGGCGGCCTTCTCCGGCAGAGCGTGCTGGCCGAGCACCGCCGCGGTGACGAAGGCGACCGACAGGCCTGCGGCATCGGCGATCTGCTGCCAGGTCAGGTCCTTGCGGGTCTTGGCCTCGACGGCGGTGGCGGCAAGGATCTGGCGTGCGGTGGGGTCGAACTGGGCGTGTGTCATGAGAGGGATTCCATTCTGCGATACCGGCCTTGAGGAGCGGCCGGCGAGTTCGGTGGGGTGGTGGGTCATGCCGCGGCCGCGGCGCCGTCGATCATCTCGACGGCTCCGGTTGCGATGTCGAATATCCAGCCGCGCAGGGTGAGCGTCCGGTCGGCCACGGCGCGAGCCACCGACGGGTGGGTGGCCAGGTTCTGCAGCTGCGCGAGGACGTTGGCCCGTACCAGGGTGGCGACTTCGGGCGTGCCAGGTTCTGCAGCTGCGCGGGCGGTCGCGGCGTCCGCGTGCCGCAGCCAGCCGGCGATCACCGGCGTGGCGCTGAGGTCGTGTTCCTCGGCCAGGGCGGTCATGGCTCCGCACGCGGAGTGACCGCAGACGACGATGTCGTTCACGCCCAGCACGGCGACGGCGTACTCGATGCTTGCTGCGACACCGTCCGGTCCCGAGGCGTAGGCCGGGACCAGATTTCCCGCAGTTCGGACGACGAACAACTCACCCGGTTCGCTCTGCGTGATCAGCTCGGGTACGACCCGGGCGTCGGAACAGCCGATGAACAGCGTCTTCGGCCGGTGTGTCGTGGCCAGACGCGCGAACAGCCCCGCCTTGGCAGGAAAGACATCGCGGCGGAAACGCACGGGGCCGTCTGTGAGGTCGTGCACAGTCACTCCCTTCGGTGGTTGCCGGCCCGACGGGCTGACGAAGTTCACCATGCATGAGCTGCCCCTATAGTGTCCAAGTCTTGATATCCATAACTTCTATTGATCACATCTATAGTTTGCTCCATGAGGGGTCCTGTCAGAGGGATCCAATACTGGGTGCGGGGTCGCCCGGCGGCCGTGACCGGCTCGAACCGCGAAGGCTGTGGCAAGTGCTGCCGCTACGCGCCGGAGAGTCCTTCTTGGCCGCCGCGCAGGCAACGCGGCAGGAGCGGCGTGCGAACCGGATGGCAGCCCGGATGCGTGACGGCGGTGCCCGGCAGGCCGCGGCGTGGACGACCGCGAGTGCGTCGGCTTCCCTGTCGCAGGGAGCGCTGGGTCAGGACTGCGTCGAACTGTCCCGGTTCTCGGTGGCGCCGGCGGCCAGATAACGCATTGCGGCGCGCGTGCCCGCCACGTGGGCGCGGGCCAGCTCTTCCGCCTTCAGCTCGTCGTGGTCGCGGATGGCTTCGTGGAGCCGCTCGTGTTCGCCGCATATCGGGTCGCCGTCGTTCAGGGCGGAGGTGAGGCGGAACAGGCGCCGCAAGCGCGAGTCGAGGGGTGTTTCTATCGGGGTGAACGAGGGCCAGCAGGGCGGTGAGTTCGGGGCCACTGGTTCGGGCGGTGAGTTTGGGAGCCACCTCGCTTTTGGATGTGTGACATGCCGCTGATGGCGTAATCGGCGCTCTGGGCTGTTTGGCGGCTCACCCTTTGCCTGTTGATCACGGTCGTGTCAGGAGATCCGTGTGTACAGGTCGCGTGAGTGGATCTTTGAGCGGATCCGCCGGGACCACCGGCTGGAGCCGGGTGTGTCCGGGCGGGAGCTCGCCAGGCGGTACAAGGTGTCGCGGAACACGGTGGCGAAGGCGTTGGCCCAGCCGGTGCCGCCGCCG
This region includes:
- a CDS encoding amidohydrolase family protein; the protein is MCVDSAPPPPGRVTRRGVLAGAASLAGTGVALSAAAPSARADSRSRPGNAVVFRDVRPFGATNPVDLTVVDGLITRARAPRGAKVIDGGGRIALPSLVDAHIHPDKTTWGGPWVSRRPANTIADFTAQDVELFRSQRRPVAERAHGLMAHAVTRGTRAMRAHADIAPAYGLTCVEGVAQARERLEHALDVQIVAFPQHGVVRAPGTAALLKEAARSGLVDMIGGIDPISFDQALDEQLDLVFDLADRYGVGVDIHLHDRGETGLTVLRGIIDRTRALSLQGKVTVSHVFCLPGLSDTELAETAEELGSLDISLTTVAPNESLVLPIAKLREHGVRVGLGSDGVRDSWSPFGNADMLHRAHLLGWVTDVRLDKELAACYEVGAHGGADVMRLPRADLSPGSPADFVLMRAECLPQVVVDMPTRDMVVHGGRVVARDGELA
- a CDS encoding ankyrin repeat domain-containing protein, which translates into the protein MTPVRRSTRLFAALAGVLAVTTACTTQSGSDNSAQQRSTPAKAGTPSPVKSPARSPSTAHSPAEPATGPDLLEAARSGDTDAVREALRRGADVETRDENRRTPLLLAVTGNHVKAAQTLIEAGADPDALDQQHDTPWLVTGVTGSAAMARTLTAAHPDYTVVNRYGGTSLIPASERGHAEYVREVTTNPQIDIDINHVNNLGWTALLEAVILGNGGQDHQEVVKLLLEAGADRSISDRDGVSPLQHARRHGYTEIAQLLRQ
- a CDS encoding nucleoside deaminase, with product MDFAQRTIDLARQNVEEGGRPFATVIVKDGEILAESPNKVAQTSDPTAHAEILAIREACRKLGTEHLVGATIYVLAHPCPMCLGSLYYCSPDEVVFLTTRDAYEPHYVDVRKYFELDTLYDEFAKDYTERRLPMRHEPRDAAVEVYRLWQKHNGGNRRVTGAPTAA
- the cynS gene encoding cyanase, whose translation is MTHAQFDPTARQILAATAVEAKTRKDLTWQQIADAAGLSVAFVTAAVLGQHALPEKAANAVAELLGLDADAVLLLQTIPTRGSIPGGVPTDPTIYRFYEMLQVYGTTLKALVHEQFGDGIISAINFKLDVKKVADPEGGERAVITLDGKYLPTKPF
- a CDS encoding carbonic anhydrase: MHDLTDGPVRFRRDVFPAKAGLFARLATTHRPKTLFIGCSDARVVPELITQSEPGELFVVRTAGNLVPAYASGPDGVAASIEYAVAVLGVNDIVVCGHSACGAMTALAEEHDLSATPVIAGWLRHADAATARAAAEPGTPEVATLVRANVLAQLQNLATHPSVARAVADRTLTLRGWIFDIATGAVEMIDGAAAAA
- a CDS encoding FCD domain-containing protein, translated to MRRLFRLTSALNDGDPICGEHERLHEAIRDHDELKAEELARAHVAGTRAAMRYLAAGATENRDSSTQS